A single region of the Triplophysa dalaica isolate WHDGS20190420 chromosome 15, ASM1584641v1, whole genome shotgun sequence genome encodes:
- the selenon gene encoding selenoprotein N has product MAADVDKTNAGDPKDDHEARASPSSRVSRPRLKQTLSALLMIAAVPFLGFCIKYYQDTQLLKRHEAGLKALGADGLFFFSSLDTDHDLYLSPEEFKPIAEKLTGVAPPSEFEEEIPPDPNGETLTLHATMQPLLLESMTKSKDGFLGVSHSSLSGLRSWKRPAVPSSTYYASQFKVFLPPSGKSALGDTWWVVPSDLNIFTGYLPNNRYHPPTPRGKEVLIHSLLSMFHPRPFVKSRFAPQGVVALIRATSDYYFDIVFRIHAEFQLNDVPGFPFWFTPGQFAGNIILSKDASHVRSFHLYVPNDKSLNVDMEWLYGASESSNMEVDIGYLPQMELRAAGPSTPSVIYDEHGNVIDSRGEGGEPIQFVFEEIVWSAEIGREEAARRLEVTMYPFTKVPYLPFSEAFNRADAEKKLVHSILLWGALDDQSCUGSGRTLRETVLESSPVLALLNQSFISSWSLVKELEDLQANEKNPDLSEKAHLHLEKYTFPVQMMVALPNGTVVHHINANNFLDQTSMNPEEDGPGLSFSTGFEDPSTSTYIHFLQEGLEKAKPYLE; this is encoded by the exons ATGGCCGCAGATGTGGATAAAACTAATGCTGGAGACCCGAAGGATGATCATGAGGCGCGCGCGTCTCCATCCAGTAGGGTCTCCCGACCACGTCTCAAGCAGACTCTCTCCGCTTTATTGATGATCGCTGCTGTTCCTTTTTTGGGcttttgcataaaatattacCAGGACACCCAGCTGCTTAAACGACAC GAGGCCGGACTGAAGGCGTTGGGAGCAGACGGGCTCTTTTTCTTCTCATCCTTGGACACTGATCATGACCTCTATCTTAGTCCAGAAGAATTTAAGCCTATTGCCGAAAAACTCACAG GTGTGGCACCTCCCTCAGAGTTTGAGGAGGAGATACCACCTGATCCAAATGGAGAGACGTTGACCCTACATGCTACCATGCAGCCATTGCTGTTGGAAAGCATGACTAAGAGCAAAGATGGCTTCTTAGGG GTTTCTCATAGTTCTCTTAGTGGCCTGCGGTCATGGAAGCGCCCGGCTGTTCCTTCTTCCACATATTATGCCAGTCAGTTCAAGGTCTTCCTGCCACCCAGCGGTAAATCTGCCCTTGGCGACACCTGGTGGGTCGTTCCCAGCGACCTCAACATCTTCACTGGCTACCTTCCTAATAACCGTTACCATCCTCCCACACCACGGGGAAAGGAG GTGCTGATCCACTCTCTACTGAGTATGTTCCACCCGCGGCCCTTTGTCAAATCCCGCTTTGCTCCACAAGGAGTTGTGGCCTTAATACGTGCCACAAGCGACTATTATTTCGACATTGTTTTTAG AATTCATGCTGAGTTCCAGCTAAATGATGTGCCGGGTTTTCCATTCTGGTTCACTCCTGGTCAGTTTGCGGGTAACATCATCCTGTCCAAAGATGCATCTCACGTCAGAAGCTTTCACCTATACGTACCAAATGACAA ATCTTTAAACGTGGACATGGAGTGGCTGTATGGAGCCAGTGAGAGCAGCAACATGGAGGTGGATATCGGATACCTGCCCCAg ATGGAGCTCAGAGCGGCAGGGCCGTCAACTCCCTCTGTAATCTATGATGAGCACGGAAACGTGATTGACAGCCGAGGGGAGGGAGGAGAACCCATTCAGTTTGTGTTCGAGGAGATTGTCTGGAGTGCAGAGATCGGCAGAGAAGAAGCAGCCAGGCGACTGGAGGTCACCATGTACCCGTTTACAAAG GTGCCATACCTGCCATTCAGTGAGGCCTTTAACAGGGCTGATGCAGAGAAGAAGCTGGTTCACTCCATCCTTCTCTGGGGAGCCTTGGATGACCAGTCATGCTGAG GTTCGGGGCGGACTCTTCGGGAGACGGTTCTCGAGAGTTCGCCCGTTTTGGCCTTGCTCAACCAGAGCTTCATCAGCAGCTGGTCTCTGGTCAAAGAACTAGAAGATCTTCAG gcTAATGAAAAGAATCCGGATTTGAGCGAAAAGGCTCATTTACATTTGGAAAAGTACACCTTTCCAGTGCAGATGATGGTGGCACTGCCCAATGGCACTGTG GTCCATCACATCAATGCTAACAACTTTCTCGACCAGACATCCATGAATCCAGAGGAAGATGGACCAGGTCTCAGTTTCTCAACTGGCTTCGAGGATCCCTCAACCTCCACATACATCCACTTTCTGCAGGAAGGACTGGAAAAGGCCAAACCTTATTTGGAATAA
- the si:ch211-15d5.11 gene encoding nuclear receptor coactivator 7 isoform X1 produces MDHTAHRDESRTRCFGNVQNRLGSKLPAGISQPPGFIIAPCSIGTQGVLGKSVGQEYVKGHHQIRNPKLRQYYLKEAAFPPEVPTTKTLESCRNTNHGFPKNKASSSPPTASQEQSLDPAVDSIVGVTQALVSPSTDAEYDKLTDVEAVPLPDGKVCLLALPSECSQGQGPAGMSCLKLFSRYITDRKGVVSGILLVTSSKIFFDPQKSHPLVQENGCEDYVFSCSVYDLASVSFYRDISHIHFNKATHRFNSFKTSSQNQTKCSVRLPAIDAVLTPEPSTLHHLPVTLGTKAEKEDEEGMETGDMAEVERQLTLESGRILTAAATFCCGGPDGKYEHRSRVEQQSGLDKQLLGSCTATSSADTVGSLMFVRIRLKQQGKRKALFKPKITSRDSWFTMQQESSDKLYAYLSQHRPDLCILEGGQEEADEDFVLLDEEEQEEEVESPREGRAGEDWEMVTVEESAPKASISTEPEGLSHILKQSVILDPQQVREISQELPPRTIGYTWRLSYSIDKHGASLKTLYRKLSTTDSPVLILIKDHNQQVFGSFLSHPLHPSETFYGTGETFLFLSHPRFKCFHWTGENSFFIKGDLDSFAIGGGSGHFGLWVDERLYVGRSSPCFTFNNCSLSETNDFTILELEAWTFG; encoded by the exons ATGGACCACACAGCTCATAGAGATGAGAGCAGAACCCGCTGCTTTGGGAATGTTCAGAATAG aCTTGGATCAAAGCTACCGGCTGGAATTTCGCAGCCCCCTGGCTTCATTATTGCTCCGTGTTCCATTGGCACTCAGGGTGTATTGGGGAAGAGTGTTGGGCAGGAATATGTCAAAGGACATCACCAAATCCGAAACCCCAAACTGAGACAGTACTATCTTAAGG AGGCAGCATTTCCTCCAGAAGTTCCGACAACAAAGACTTTGGAGTCATGCAGAAACACTAATCATGGG TTCCCCAAGAACAAGGCTTCATCTTCACCGCCAACTGCAAGTCAAGAGCAAAGCCTTGATCCTGCGGTCGACAGCATCGTTGGGGTAACCCAGGCTCTTGTGTCCCCATCAACAGATGCGGAATATGACAAGCTGACG GACGTGGAGGCGGTGCCTTTACCTGATGGGAAGGTGTGTCTATTGGCTCTGCCTTCTGAATGTTCCCAAGGGCAGGGGCCAGCAGGCATGTCTTGCCTCAAACTGTTCTCTCGCTATATTACAGATAGAAAG GGTGTAGTGTCTGGAATATTGCTGGTGACGTCCAGTAAGATCTTCTTCGACCCTCAGAAAAGTCACCCACTCGTGCAGGAGAACGGGTGTGAAGATTATGTGTTCTCCTGCTCTGTGTATGATCTTGCTTCTGTGTCTTTCTACAGAGACATCTCCCACATTCACTTCAACAAGGCCACACACAG ATTTAACAGTTTTAAGACATCCTCCCAAAACCAAACCAAGTGCAGCGTCCGTCTGCCTGCGATAGATGCTGTTCTCACTCCTGAGCCCTCCACGCTACACCATCTGCCTGTGACTCTGGGTACAAAGGCAGAGAAAGAGGATGAGGAAGGTATGGAGACTGGCGACATGGCTGAAGTTGAGAGACAGCTGACATTGGAGTCTGGAAGAATTCTGACGGCCGCTGCCACCTTTTGTTGTGGTGGACCTGATGGTAAATATGAACATAGAAGCAGGGTGGAACAGCAGTCGGGTTTGGATAAACAGCTGTTAG GTTCCTGTACTGCTACATCAAGTGCCGATACAGTTGGATCTCTAATGTTTGTGAGAATTCGACTAAAACAACAGGGGAAGAGAAAGGCTTTGTTTAAACCTAAAATTACCTCCAGAGACTCTTGGTTCACAATGCAGCAGGAAAG TTCAGACAAGCTGTACGCGTACCTGAGCCAGCATCGGCCGGACCTGTGCATCCTTGAGGGAGGTCAGGAGGAAGCTGATGAAGATTTTGTGCTCCTGGATGAGGAGGAGCAGGAGGAAGAGGTTGAATCGCCAAGAGAAGGACGGGCAGGGGAGGACTGGGAG ATGGTGACAGTGGAGGAAAGTGCACCGAAAGCCTCTATTTCCACTGAACCAGAAGGTCTAAGTCACATATTGAAGCAGAGTGTCATACTGGATCCTCAGCAAGTTAGAGAG ATCTCGCAAGAACTGCCTCCACGTACAATCGGATACACGTGGCGTCTGTCTTACAGCATAGACAAACACGGCGCCAGTCTGAAGACTCTCTACAGGAAACTTAGCACCACAGACTCACCTGTGCTGATTCTCATCAAAGACCACAACCAGCAG gtttttGGGAGCTTCCTCTCGCATCCACTGCATCCCAGTGAGACTTTTTATGGCACTGGAGAGACGTTCCTGTTTCTGTCTCATCCTCGCTTTAag TGTTTCCACTGGACTGGAGAGAACTCTTTCTTCATCAAAGGAGATTTGGACTCTTTTGCCATTGGTGGAGGAAG CGGTCACTTTGGTCTGTGGGTGGATGAGAGGTTGTATGTTGGCAGAAGCAGCCCCTGTTTCACCTTTAATAACTGCAGCCTGTCTGAGACCAACGACTTTACCATTCTCGAGCTGGAGGCCTGGACATTCGGCTGA
- the si:ch211-15d5.11 gene encoding nuclear receptor coactivator 7 isoform X2 translates to MDHTAHRDESRTRCFGNVQNRLGSKLPAGISQPPGFIIAPCSIGTQGVLGKSVGQEYVKGHHQIRNPKLRQYYLKEAAFPPEVPTTKTLESCRNTNHGFPKNKASSSPPTASQEQSLDPAVDSIVGVTQALVSPSTDAEYDKLTDVEAVPLPDGKVCLLALPSECSQGQGPAGMSCLKLFSRYITDRKGVVSGILLVTSSKIFFDPQKSHPLVQENGCEDYVFSCSVYDLASVSFYRDISHIHFNKATHRFNSFKTSSQNQTKCSVRLPAIDAVLTPEPSTLHHLPVTLGTKAEKEDEEGMETGDMAEVERQLTLESGRILTAAATFCCGGPDGSCTATSSADTVGSLMFVRIRLKQQGKRKALFKPKITSRDSWFTMQQESSDKLYAYLSQHRPDLCILEGGQEEADEDFVLLDEEEQEEEVESPREGRAGEDWEMVTVEESAPKASISTEPEGLSHILKQSVILDPQQVREISQELPPRTIGYTWRLSYSIDKHGASLKTLYRKLSTTDSPVLILIKDHNQQVFGSFLSHPLHPSETFYGTGETFLFLSHPRFKCFHWTGENSFFIKGDLDSFAIGGGSGHFGLWVDERLYVGRSSPCFTFNNCSLSETNDFTILELEAWTFG, encoded by the exons ATGGACCACACAGCTCATAGAGATGAGAGCAGAACCCGCTGCTTTGGGAATGTTCAGAATAG aCTTGGATCAAAGCTACCGGCTGGAATTTCGCAGCCCCCTGGCTTCATTATTGCTCCGTGTTCCATTGGCACTCAGGGTGTATTGGGGAAGAGTGTTGGGCAGGAATATGTCAAAGGACATCACCAAATCCGAAACCCCAAACTGAGACAGTACTATCTTAAGG AGGCAGCATTTCCTCCAGAAGTTCCGACAACAAAGACTTTGGAGTCATGCAGAAACACTAATCATGGG TTCCCCAAGAACAAGGCTTCATCTTCACCGCCAACTGCAAGTCAAGAGCAAAGCCTTGATCCTGCGGTCGACAGCATCGTTGGGGTAACCCAGGCTCTTGTGTCCCCATCAACAGATGCGGAATATGACAAGCTGACG GACGTGGAGGCGGTGCCTTTACCTGATGGGAAGGTGTGTCTATTGGCTCTGCCTTCTGAATGTTCCCAAGGGCAGGGGCCAGCAGGCATGTCTTGCCTCAAACTGTTCTCTCGCTATATTACAGATAGAAAG GGTGTAGTGTCTGGAATATTGCTGGTGACGTCCAGTAAGATCTTCTTCGACCCTCAGAAAAGTCACCCACTCGTGCAGGAGAACGGGTGTGAAGATTATGTGTTCTCCTGCTCTGTGTATGATCTTGCTTCTGTGTCTTTCTACAGAGACATCTCCCACATTCACTTCAACAAGGCCACACACAG ATTTAACAGTTTTAAGACATCCTCCCAAAACCAAACCAAGTGCAGCGTCCGTCTGCCTGCGATAGATGCTGTTCTCACTCCTGAGCCCTCCACGCTACACCATCTGCCTGTGACTCTGGGTACAAAGGCAGAGAAAGAGGATGAGGAAGGTATGGAGACTGGCGACATGGCTGAAGTTGAGAGACAGCTGACATTGGAGTCTGGAAGAATTCTGACGGCCGCTGCCACCTTTTGTTGTGGTGGACCTGATG GTTCCTGTACTGCTACATCAAGTGCCGATACAGTTGGATCTCTAATGTTTGTGAGAATTCGACTAAAACAACAGGGGAAGAGAAAGGCTTTGTTTAAACCTAAAATTACCTCCAGAGACTCTTGGTTCACAATGCAGCAGGAAAG TTCAGACAAGCTGTACGCGTACCTGAGCCAGCATCGGCCGGACCTGTGCATCCTTGAGGGAGGTCAGGAGGAAGCTGATGAAGATTTTGTGCTCCTGGATGAGGAGGAGCAGGAGGAAGAGGTTGAATCGCCAAGAGAAGGACGGGCAGGGGAGGACTGGGAG ATGGTGACAGTGGAGGAAAGTGCACCGAAAGCCTCTATTTCCACTGAACCAGAAGGTCTAAGTCACATATTGAAGCAGAGTGTCATACTGGATCCTCAGCAAGTTAGAGAG ATCTCGCAAGAACTGCCTCCACGTACAATCGGATACACGTGGCGTCTGTCTTACAGCATAGACAAACACGGCGCCAGTCTGAAGACTCTCTACAGGAAACTTAGCACCACAGACTCACCTGTGCTGATTCTCATCAAAGACCACAACCAGCAG gtttttGGGAGCTTCCTCTCGCATCCACTGCATCCCAGTGAGACTTTTTATGGCACTGGAGAGACGTTCCTGTTTCTGTCTCATCCTCGCTTTAag TGTTTCCACTGGACTGGAGAGAACTCTTTCTTCATCAAAGGAGATTTGGACTCTTTTGCCATTGGTGGAGGAAG CGGTCACTTTGGTCTGTGGGTGGATGAGAGGTTGTATGTTGGCAGAAGCAGCCCCTGTTTCACCTTTAATAACTGCAGCCTGTCTGAGACCAACGACTTTACCATTCTCGAGCTGGAGGCCTGGACATTCGGCTGA
- the mtfr1l gene encoding mitochondrial fission regulator 1-like isoform X2, whose translation METEAEVIPIWQNKPHGSTRSVVRRIGSTLPLKPCPRASFQELPGLPPVNSRDGPMVPTLADIAWIADDEEETYARVRSDARPLRHEWRPTPLLVMHRNSSVPNFRREGRRVEGLKKPGVTAMNRTTALQDELSRLRAQIAKIVASDSDSNPITPDLLSPDDTSMGFSLAPFETAAYQAAPTASFVISDVTEEEEEVEEEDEDVSELMPDPMPPVSMTGSATFDLDHPTMDFREPEEDTVSLSKSTSFADVMDILKDMNRMKMSKERYNRGCTSLREEDSTSLISEALRKKFVLKDDDMSVRK comes from the exons ATGGAAACAGAGGCA GAGGTAATCCCTATTTGGCAAAATAAACCACATGGCTCAACACGTAGTGTGGTGAGACGAATTGGCTCTACGCTGCCTCTTAAACCCTGTCCCAGGGCAAGTTTCCAG GAGCTCCCAGGCCTTCCTCCAGTTAATTCCAGGGATGGTCCAATGGTGCCTACGCTGGCAGATATTGCCTGGATTGCAGATGATGAGGAGGAAACGTATGCCAGAGTCAG gAGTGACGCACGTCCGCTTAGGCATGAGTGGAGGCCTACACCCTTGCTGGTTATGCACAGAAACTCTTCTGTACCCAACTTTAGACGAGAAGGCAGACGGGTCGAGGGTCTGAAGAAACCAGGTGTAACTGCTATGAACCGCACAACAGCTTTACAGGATGAGCTGAGTCGACTCCGAGCCCAAATCGCCAAGATAGTCGCTTCAGACTCAG ATTCGAATCCCATCACCCCTGACCTGCTGTCCCCTGATGACACTAGTATGGGCTTCTCCTTGGCTCCATTTGAGACAGCTGCTTACCAGGCTGCACCAACAGCCTCCTTTGTCATCAGTGATGTcacagaggaagaggaggaagtagaagaggaggatgaggaCGTTTCTGAGCTGATGCCTGATCCAATGCCACCAGTCTCCATGACAGGGTCGGCAACTTTTGACCTTGATCACCCAACTATGGACTTCCGAGAGCCAGAGGAAGACACGGTGTCTCTGTCAAAGTCAACAAGCTTTGCTGATGTCATGGACATTCTGAaagacatgaaccgcatgaaGATGAGCAAGGAGAG atACAACCGTGGGTGCACCTCATTGAGGGAGGAAGACTCCACCTCTCTTATATCTGAAGCCTTGAGGAAGAAATTTGTTCTGAAGGACGATGACATGAGCGTGAGGAAATAA
- the mtfr1l gene encoding mitochondrial fission regulator 1-like isoform X1: protein MFCVLVLQEVIPIWQNKPHGSTRSVVRRIGSTLPLKPCPRASFQELPGLPPVNSRDGPMVPTLADIAWIADDEEETYARVRSDARPLRHEWRPTPLLVMHRNSSVPNFRREGRRVEGLKKPGVTAMNRTTALQDELSRLRAQIAKIVASDSDSNPITPDLLSPDDTSMGFSLAPFETAAYQAAPTASFVISDVTEEEEEVEEEDEDVSELMPDPMPPVSMTGSATFDLDHPTMDFREPEEDTVSLSKSTSFADVMDILKDMNRMKMSKERYNRGCTSLREEDSTSLISEALRKKFVLKDDDMSVRK, encoded by the exons A TGTTTTGTGTACTTGTTCTTCAGGAGGTAATCCCTATTTGGCAAAATAAACCACATGGCTCAACACGTAGTGTGGTGAGACGAATTGGCTCTACGCTGCCTCTTAAACCCTGTCCCAGGGCAAGTTTCCAG GAGCTCCCAGGCCTTCCTCCAGTTAATTCCAGGGATGGTCCAATGGTGCCTACGCTGGCAGATATTGCCTGGATTGCAGATGATGAGGAGGAAACGTATGCCAGAGTCAG gAGTGACGCACGTCCGCTTAGGCATGAGTGGAGGCCTACACCCTTGCTGGTTATGCACAGAAACTCTTCTGTACCCAACTTTAGACGAGAAGGCAGACGGGTCGAGGGTCTGAAGAAACCAGGTGTAACTGCTATGAACCGCACAACAGCTTTACAGGATGAGCTGAGTCGACTCCGAGCCCAAATCGCCAAGATAGTCGCTTCAGACTCAG ATTCGAATCCCATCACCCCTGACCTGCTGTCCCCTGATGACACTAGTATGGGCTTCTCCTTGGCTCCATTTGAGACAGCTGCTTACCAGGCTGCACCAACAGCCTCCTTTGTCATCAGTGATGTcacagaggaagaggaggaagtagaagaggaggatgaggaCGTTTCTGAGCTGATGCCTGATCCAATGCCACCAGTCTCCATGACAGGGTCGGCAACTTTTGACCTTGATCACCCAACTATGGACTTCCGAGAGCCAGAGGAAGACACGGTGTCTCTGTCAAAGTCAACAAGCTTTGCTGATGTCATGGACATTCTGAaagacatgaaccgcatgaaGATGAGCAAGGAGAG atACAACCGTGGGTGCACCTCATTGAGGGAGGAAGACTCCACCTCTCTTATATCTGAAGCCTTGAGGAAGAAATTTGTTCTGAAGGACGATGACATGAGCGTGAGGAAATAA